A section of the Citrobacter farmeri genome encodes:
- a CDS encoding cobalt-precorrin-7 (C(5))-methyltransferase, whose product MLTVVGMGPAGLQLMTPAARAAIDEADVLVGGRRHLQQFPDFRGEQFALGANIPELLAWIEAHQDKQVVVLASGDPLFYGIGTRMVAHFGIAQVRIIPGISAVQYLCAQSGIDMNDMWLTSSHGRSVCFDTLAEHSKVAMVTDGQCGPREIAAQLVARGKGHRWMVIGENLAMENERIHWLRVSEVHAEYEMNAVVILDER is encoded by the coding sequence ATGCTGACGGTGGTCGGGATGGGGCCAGCCGGTCTGCAACTGATGACGCCGGCGGCGCGCGCGGCGATTGACGAGGCCGATGTACTGGTTGGGGGGCGGCGCCATTTGCAGCAGTTCCCGGACTTTCGCGGTGAGCAGTTTGCGCTGGGCGCCAACATTCCCGAGCTGCTGGCGTGGATTGAAGCGCATCAGGATAAGCAGGTGGTGGTTCTGGCTTCCGGCGATCCGCTGTTTTACGGCATCGGTACGCGGATGGTGGCGCATTTTGGCATTGCGCAGGTACGCATCATTCCTGGTATTAGCGCAGTGCAGTATCTGTGTGCGCAGTCGGGGATCGACATGAATGATATGTGGCTCACCAGCAGTCACGGGCGCAGCGTCTGTTTCGATACGCTGGCCGAACATAGCAAAGTGGCAATGGTCACCGACGGTCAGTGCGGACCGCGTGAAATTGCCGCCCAACTGGTTGCGCGAGGAAAAGGCCATCGCTGGATGGTGATTGGCGAAAACCTGGCAATGGAAAACGAACGGATCCACTGGCTGCGCGTCAGCGAGGTCCATGCCGAATACGAGATGAATGCAGTGGTGATCCTTGATGAAAGATGA
- a CDS encoding cobalt-precorrin-6A reductase, whose amino-acid sequence MNFGEVLVMGGTSDARALCQQLDAARVAYTLSVATPTGKQLAGDIKGQVRCGRLEQDQMVNWLTENGTRWVIDASHPYAEVVSRNIMHACERAGVLLSRYQRPEQLSNLTHPLLFAVQSIEEACGVARRFGERVLLTTGSKDLATWRAGLPEKTLLARVLPVPEVIQQCVDLGFGVGETFALCGPFSAEFNAAFYRQCQADVVITKSSGAEGGYQEKVQPCLDAGIPCIVITRPAPLVTGDELLESQAAFAQRLARWLAAA is encoded by the coding sequence GTGAATTTTGGTGAAGTTCTGGTCATGGGGGGCACCAGCGATGCCCGCGCGCTGTGCCAGCAACTGGATGCCGCCAGGGTGGCCTACACCTTGTCGGTAGCGACGCCGACAGGAAAACAACTGGCTGGCGACATCAAAGGTCAGGTGCGCTGCGGACGGCTGGAGCAGGATCAGATGGTGAACTGGCTTACGGAGAACGGGACGCGTTGGGTGATCGACGCGTCGCATCCATATGCCGAAGTGGTGAGTCGCAACATTATGCACGCGTGCGAACGGGCAGGCGTACTGCTCAGTCGTTACCAGCGCCCGGAACAGCTCAGTAATCTGACGCATCCGCTGCTCTTCGCCGTGCAGAGCATTGAAGAGGCGTGTGGCGTTGCGCGGCGTTTCGGCGAACGGGTACTGCTGACCACCGGGAGTAAAGATTTGGCAACGTGGCGTGCGGGTTTACCGGAAAAAACGCTGCTTGCCCGCGTGTTGCCCGTACCCGAAGTGATTCAGCAATGCGTCGATCTTGGCTTTGGCGTTGGCGAAACGTTCGCGCTGTGCGGACCGTTTAGCGCCGAGTTTAACGCCGCGTTTTATCGTCAGTGTCAGGCTGACGTCGTGATAACCAAGTCTTCTGGTGCAGAGGGCGGTTATCAGGAAAAGGTTCAACCCTGTCTGGATGCAGGCATTCCCTGCATCGTGATTACCCGCCCGGCGCCGCTGGTGACGGGAGATGAGTTACTGGAAAGTCAGGCCGCATTTGCGCAGCGTTTGGCGCGCTGGCTGGCCGCTGCTTAA
- the cbiK gene encoding sirohydrochlorin cobaltochelatase has translation MKKALLVISFGTSYHDTCEKNIVACERDLAASCPDRDLFRAFTSGMIIRKLKQRDGIEIDTPLQALQKLAEQGYQDVAIQSLHIINGDEYEKIVREVQSLRPLFVRLTLGVPLLSSHDDYAQLMLALQQQMPVPADNEKVVFMGHGASHHAFAAYACLDHMMMAQGFPARVGAVESYPEVDILIESLSKEGVKAVHLMPLMLVAGDHAINDMASDEEDSWKTLFTAAGITATPWLSGLGENPAVRAMFVAHLQQALSVTMEEAA, from the coding sequence ATGAAAAAAGCGCTTCTGGTGATAAGCTTTGGCACCAGCTATCACGATACCTGCGAGAAGAACATTGTGGCCTGCGAGCGCGATCTGGCCGCCAGCTGTCCTGACCGCGATTTGTTCCGTGCTTTTACCTCTGGGATGATAATTCGCAAACTCAAACAGCGTGACGGCATTGAGATCGACACCCCTCTGCAGGCCCTGCAAAAGCTTGCTGAGCAGGGATATCAGGATGTGGCGATTCAGTCACTGCACATCATTAACGGTGACGAATACGAAAAAATTGTCCGTGAAGTGCAGAGTCTGCGTCCACTGTTTGTCCGTCTGACGCTGGGCGTGCCGCTGCTGAGCAGCCATGACGATTACGCGCAGTTAATGCTGGCCCTGCAACAGCAGATGCCTGTGCCTGCCGACAATGAAAAAGTGGTGTTCATGGGCCATGGTGCCAGCCATCACGCGTTTGCCGCCTATGCCTGCCTCGATCACATGATGATGGCGCAGGGCTTCCCGGCGCGCGTCGGCGCGGTGGAGAGCTATCCGGAAGTCGACATTCTGATTGAGAGCCTGAGCAAAGAGGGCGTCAAAGCCGTCCATCTCATGCCGCTGATGCTGGTGGCGGGGGATCACGCCATTAACGATATGGCTTCTGACGAAGAAGACTCGTGGAAAACGTTGTTTACTGCGGCGGGGATCACGGCAACGCCGTGGCTGAGCGGTCTTGGTGAGAATCCGGCGGTACGAGCGATGTTCGTTGCGCATCTGCAACAGGCGCTGAGCGTGACGATGGAGGAAGCGGCATGA
- a CDS encoding energy-coupling factor ABC transporter transmembrane protein, with the protein MTGLDRLSYQSRWFHVAPERKFLFWLLLMILAFTLPAWGQGIELALIAGLTCWLLRISLRRWCRWMALPFVFLLVGVVTILFSVSRDPQTLLVSFPVGSYWLGVTVSGLHTANETFWRSLAALAATFWLVLNLPFPQLILLLKRARVPRLLTEQILLTWRFIFILLDEAMAIHRAQTLRFGYRSLPIGYRSLAMLVGVLFTRVLIRYQQMAATLDIKLYQGDFHL; encoded by the coding sequence ATGACCGGGCTTGATCGACTGAGCTATCAGAGCCGCTGGTTTCACGTCGCACCAGAGCGTAAGTTTCTGTTCTGGCTGCTGTTGATGATTCTGGCCTTCACCCTGCCAGCCTGGGGGCAGGGGATTGAACTGGCGCTGATCGCCGGGCTGACCTGCTGGCTGCTGCGCATCTCTCTGCGCCGCTGGTGCCGCTGGATGGCGCTGCCGTTTGTCTTCTTACTGGTCGGCGTGGTGACGATCCTGTTCAGCGTCAGCCGTGACCCGCAAACGCTGCTGGTAAGCTTTCCGGTTGGCAGTTACTGGCTGGGGGTGACGGTGTCAGGGCTTCACACCGCTAACGAGACGTTCTGGCGCAGCCTGGCTGCGCTGGCTGCTACCTTCTGGCTGGTGCTCAACCTGCCATTTCCGCAGCTGATTTTACTGCTTAAACGGGCGCGGGTGCCGCGATTGCTGACGGAGCAGATCCTGCTCACCTGGCGCTTTATTTTTATTCTGTTAGATGAAGCGATGGCAATTCATCGCGCGCAGACGCTGCGTTTTGGCTATCGTAGTTTGCCGATTGGCTATCGCTCACTGGCGATGCTGGTAGGCGTTCTGTTTACCCGGGTGCTGATTCGCTATCAGCAAATGGCGGCGACGTTAGATATCAAATTGTATCAGGGTGATTTTCACCTGTAA
- the cbiM gene encoding cobalt ECF transporter S component CbiM, which produces MKLEQQLKQLSFSGLAAALLLMIVPEQAFAMHIMEGFLPPMWALAWWLLFLPCLWYGLVRLRHIVMDDSHQKVLLALCGAFIFVLSALKIPSVTGSCSHPTGVGLAVILFGPGVVAVLGAIVLLFQALLLAHGGLTTLGANGMSMAVIGPVVGYMVWKMACRAGIRRDVGVFLCAMLADLVTYFVTSVQLGVAFPDPEAGATGSVVKFMGIFCLTQIPIAIAEGLLTVMIYDQLTKRQLITAQGH; this is translated from the coding sequence ATGAAACTCGAACAACAGCTGAAACAGCTGTCATTCAGTGGGCTGGCTGCGGCGCTATTGCTGATGATTGTGCCGGAGCAGGCGTTTGCCATGCACATCATGGAAGGGTTTTTACCACCGATGTGGGCGCTGGCCTGGTGGCTGCTGTTTTTGCCGTGTCTGTGGTACGGACTGGTGCGCCTGCGACATATCGTGATGGACGACAGTCATCAGAAAGTGCTGCTGGCGCTGTGCGGGGCGTTTATTTTTGTGCTGTCGGCACTGAAGATCCCGTCGGTCACCGGTAGCTGCTCGCATCCGACAGGCGTAGGGCTGGCGGTGATCCTGTTTGGACCGGGCGTCGTGGCGGTTCTCGGCGCTATCGTACTGCTGTTCCAGGCGCTGTTGCTGGCGCACGGTGGCTTAACTACCCTGGGTGCGAACGGTATGTCGATGGCGGTGATTGGCCCGGTTGTCGGCTATATGGTGTGGAAGATGGCCTGCCGCGCCGGGATCCGCCGGGATGTCGGCGTCTTTCTCTGTGCCATGCTGGCGGATCTGGTGACCTACTTTGTCACGTCGGTGCAATTGGGCGTGGCCTTCCCGGATCCCGAAGCGGGGGCGACAGGGTCTGTCGTCAAGTTTATGGGGATTTTCTGCCTGACGCAGATCCCGATTGCTATCGCCGAAGGATTGCTGACCGTAATGATCTACGACCAGTTGACGAAACGGCAACTGATTACCGCGCAAGGACATTAA
- a CDS encoding cobalt-factor II C(20)-methyltransferase has product MSGKLYALSTGPGAADLITVRASRILGTLDILYAPAGRKGGDSLAHSIVREYIGKNTEVRCCHFPMSADSAEKEAVWDEVAAALVKEVKAGKQVGFITLGDAMLFSTWVFLLQRIGCPDWLEIVPGVTSFAAIAARSKTPLAMEQQSLAVISCTAPEAEITQALRQHDSLVLMKVYGRFARIKALLDQAGLLDCALMMSEATLPGEQCWRHLNEVSDDQPLPYFSTILVNKQWEYAE; this is encoded by the coding sequence ATGAGCGGCAAACTCTACGCCCTGAGCACCGGTCCGGGAGCGGCCGATCTGATTACCGTTCGCGCCTCACGCATTCTGGGGACGCTCGATATTCTCTATGCCCCTGCGGGACGTAAGGGCGGTGACAGCCTCGCGCATTCCATCGTGCGGGAATACATCGGCAAAAATACCGAGGTACGCTGTTGCCATTTTCCGATGAGCGCGGACAGCGCGGAAAAAGAGGCGGTCTGGGATGAAGTGGCCGCCGCGCTGGTTAAGGAAGTGAAGGCGGGCAAACAGGTGGGGTTTATCACCCTGGGCGACGCCATGTTGTTCAGCACCTGGGTCTTTTTACTCCAGCGCATCGGTTGTCCTGACTGGCTGGAGATCGTTCCGGGTGTGACGTCGTTTGCCGCCATTGCCGCACGATCCAAAACGCCACTGGCGATGGAACAACAGTCGCTGGCGGTGATCTCCTGTACCGCGCCGGAAGCGGAAATCACTCAAGCGCTCCGCCAACACGATAGCCTGGTACTGATGAAGGTCTATGGTCGTTTTGCGCGCATCAAAGCGCTGCTGGATCAGGCCGGATTACTGGACTGTGCACTGATGATGTCAGAGGCCACGCTGCCTGGTGAGCAGTGCTGGCGGCATCTCAACGAGGTCAGCGACGATCAGCCGTTGCCTTATTTCTCGACCATCCTGGTCAACAAACAGTGGGAGTATGCAGAATGA
- the cbiD gene encoding cobalt-precorrin-5B (C(1))-methyltransferase CbiD, producing the protein MSDQTFDAPVWHNGKALRKGYTTGSCATAAAKVAALMVLRQHLIHQVSIVTPSGVTLCLNVESPHIEGQQAIAAIRKDGGDDVDATHGMLIFARVTLNDSGKIVLLGGEGVGTVTRKGIGLPVGSAAINRTPRHTIESAVREAIGPARGAEIEIFAPEGEERAQKTYNSRLGILGGISIIGTTGIVTPMSEESWKRSLSLELEIKRAEGLERVVLVPGNHGERFVREQMGIDSNVVVTMSNFVGYMIEEAVRLGFRQVVLVGHPGKLIKIAAGIFHTHSHIADARMETLVAHLALLGAPLELLTLVSDCDTTEAAMEHIDAYGFQHIYNHLAERICLRVMQMLRFTKTPPTCDAVMFSFDNQVLGSNRPVDAIAREMQC; encoded by the coding sequence ATGAGCGATCAGACTTTCGACGCGCCCGTCTGGCATAACGGTAAAGCGTTGCGCAAAGGTTACACCACCGGATCGTGCGCCACCGCAGCGGCAAAAGTCGCCGCGCTGATGGTTCTGCGCCAGCATCTGATCCACCAGGTGTCGATTGTCACGCCGTCCGGCGTCACGCTGTGCCTGAACGTGGAGTCGCCGCACATTGAAGGACAGCAGGCCATTGCCGCCATCCGCAAAGACGGCGGCGATGATGTGGACGCCACTCACGGCATGTTGATATTCGCCCGCGTCACGCTGAACGATAGCGGCAAAATTGTCCTGCTCGGCGGCGAAGGAGTCGGCACCGTCACCCGCAAGGGGATTGGTTTACCCGTTGGCAGTGCGGCAATTAATCGCACCCCGCGTCACACCATCGAGTCCGCCGTGCGTGAGGCAATAGGTCCGGCACGTGGGGCGGAGATTGAAATTTTTGCGCCGGAAGGCGAAGAGCGGGCGCAAAAAACCTACAACTCGCGACTGGGCATTCTTGGCGGCATTTCCATCATTGGCACGACCGGCATCGTGACCCCAATGTCCGAAGAGAGCTGGAAGCGGTCATTATCGCTGGAGCTGGAAATTAAACGCGCCGAAGGGCTGGAGCGAGTGGTTCTGGTGCCGGGGAACCACGGTGAGCGTTTCGTCCGCGAACAGATGGGCATCGACAGCAACGTGGTGGTTACCATGAGCAATTTTGTCGGCTACATGATTGAAGAGGCGGTGCGGCTGGGATTTCGCCAGGTTGTACTCGTTGGTCATCCTGGAAAACTGATCAAAATTGCCGCCGGGATTTTCCATACTCACAGCCACATTGCCGATGCGCGGATGGAAACGCTGGTGGCACATCTGGCGCTGCTCGGTGCGCCGCTGGAGTTGCTCACGCTGGTGAGCGATTGCGATACCACCGAGGCGGCAATGGAGCACATTGATGCGTACGGTTTTCAGCATATCTATAACCACCTTGCCGAACGCATCTGCCTGCGCGTGATGCAGATGCTGCGTTTTACCAAAACGCCACCGACCTGCGACGCTGTCATGTTTTCGTTTGATAACCAGGTGCTGGGGAGTAACCGGCCCGTCGACGCTATCGCCCGGGAGATGCAATGCTGA
- a CDS encoding precorrin-3B C(17)-methyltransferase — protein sequence MLTVIGIGPGSQAMMTMEAVEALQAAEIIVGYKTYTHLVKAFTGDKQVIKTGMCKEIERCHAAIELAQAGHNVALISSGDAGIYGMAGLVLELVSKQKLDVEVRLIPGMTASIAAASLLGAPLMHDFCHISLSDLLTPWPVIEKRIIAAGEADFVICFYNPRSRGREGHLARAFELLSASKSGQTPVGVVKSAGRKKQEKWLTTLGEMDFEPVDMTSLVIVGNKATYVQDGLMITPRGYVL from the coding sequence ATGTTAACCGTAATCGGAATCGGCCCCGGCTCACAGGCCATGATGACCATGGAAGCCGTTGAAGCACTGCAGGCGGCAGAAATCATTGTGGGTTACAAAACCTACACCCACCTTGTCAAAGCGTTTACCGGTGACAAACAGGTGATCAAAACCGGCATGTGCAAAGAGATCGAGCGCTGTCATGCGGCGATCGAACTGGCGCAGGCCGGGCACAACGTGGCGCTGATCAGCAGCGGTGACGCCGGTATTTACGGCATGGCAGGACTGGTGCTGGAACTGGTCAGCAAGCAGAAACTGGACGTTGAAGTGCGGCTGATCCCAGGGATGACGGCCAGCATCGCCGCCGCGTCGCTGCTCGGTGCGCCGCTGATGCATGATTTTTGCCACATCAGCCTGAGCGATCTGCTGACACCGTGGCCGGTGATCGAAAAACGCATTATTGCTGCCGGGGAAGCCGATTTCGTGATCTGCTTCTACAACCCGCGTAGCCGGGGTCGTGAAGGACATCTGGCGCGGGCATTTGAACTGCTTTCCGCCAGCAAAAGCGGGCAAACGCCGGTGGGGGTGGTGAAATCTGCCGGACGTAAAAAACAGGAGAAATGGCTGACCACGCTGGGTGAGATGGATTTTGAACCGGTGGACATGACCAGTCTGGTGATCGTCGGTAACAAAGCGACTTATGTACAGGACGGTCTGATGATCACGCCACGAGGTTACGTGCTGTGA
- a CDS encoding energy-coupling factor ABC transporter substrate-binding protein yields MKKTLILLAMVIALVILPFFIDHGGEFGGSDGEAESQIQVVAPHYEPWFQPLYEPASGEIESLLFTLQGSIGAAVIFYILGYTKGRQRRDDRA; encoded by the coding sequence ATGAAAAAGACGCTGATATTGTTAGCCATGGTGATTGCCCTGGTCATTTTGCCGTTTTTTATTGACCATGGCGGAGAGTTTGGTGGCTCAGACGGTGAGGCGGAAAGCCAGATTCAGGTAGTTGCCCCGCACTATGAGCCGTGGTTCCAGCCGCTGTACGAACCGGCGAGTGGGGAAATTGAAAGCCTGCTGTTTACGTTGCAGGGCTCGATTGGCGCGGCGGTGATTTTCTACATTCTGGGTTATACCAAAGGCAGACAACGCCGTGATGACCGGGCTTGA
- the cbiG gene encoding cobalt-precorrin 5A hydrolase, translated as MNTVKPESIALFCLTPGGVQLAKRLAAMLPLTCFTSEKLLEDGFLPFDGGFAHAARDAFSNYSALIFIGATGIAVRVLAPLVNDKFSDPAVVVIDERGQHVISLLSGHAGGANALTRYLAGMLGADPVITTATDVNEMAALDTLAFQLNARMTDFRAAVKVVNQMLVSNQRVGLWWDEELDEDVRHCDRRGFITVTDLQQLPELDALVCVTLRNELPDIPIQHWKLVPQRVVAGIGCRRDTPFPLLAALLARQLEAQRFDPLALKAIGSVSLKKDEEGLIQLASCWRVPFETFTADALREHEHHFPASPFVRQTVGVGSVSGPAAWLLSHGQLTGETLREQGVTITLGVSH; from the coding sequence ATGAATACCGTAAAGCCTGAATCTATCGCACTGTTTTGCCTGACGCCGGGCGGCGTTCAACTGGCAAAACGGCTGGCAGCGATGTTGCCGCTGACCTGTTTTACCAGTGAAAAGCTGCTGGAGGACGGTTTTCTGCCGTTCGACGGCGGATTCGCCCACGCCGCGCGCGACGCGTTCTCTAATTATTCCGCGCTGATTTTCATCGGGGCAACCGGCATTGCGGTGCGCGTGCTGGCTCCGCTGGTGAATGACAAGTTCAGCGATCCGGCGGTGGTGGTGATCGACGAACGCGGGCAGCATGTCATCAGCCTGCTTTCCGGTCACGCAGGGGGGGCGAACGCGCTGACCCGTTATCTCGCCGGCATGTTGGGGGCCGATCCGGTGATTACCACTGCGACCGATGTCAATGAAATGGCGGCGCTGGATACCCTCGCATTTCAGCTCAATGCCCGCATGACCGACTTCCGCGCGGCGGTAAAAGTGGTGAATCAGATGCTGGTGAGCAATCAGCGAGTGGGGTTGTGGTGGGATGAAGAGCTGGATGAAGACGTCCGCCACTGCGATCGCCGGGGGTTTATCACCGTCACCGATCTCCAGCAACTGCCTGAACTGGATGCGCTGGTATGCGTCACGTTACGTAACGAACTGCCGGATATCCCGATTCAGCACTGGAAACTGGTGCCACAGCGGGTGGTTGCCGGAATTGGTTGCCGCCGCGATACCCCGTTCCCGCTACTGGCGGCACTGCTGGCCCGTCAGCTTGAAGCGCAGCGCTTTGATCCGTTGGCGTTGAAAGCCATCGGCAGCGTGTCGCTCAAGAAAGACGAGGAGGGGCTGATTCAGCTTGCCTCCTGCTGGCGCGTGCCCTTTGAAACTTTTACCGCTGACGCGCTGCGTGAGCATGAACATCACTTTCCGGCCTCACCGTTTGTTCGCCAGACGGTCGGCGTCGGAAGCGTCTCGGGTCCGGCAGCGTGGCTGCTGAGTCATGGGCAATTGACCGGCGAAACCCTGCGCGAGCAGGGCGTCACTATCACTTTGGGAGTTTCACACTGA
- a CDS encoding energy-coupling factor ABC transporter ATP-binding protein gives MLATTELWFRYQDAQVLKGLTLDFSQHAVTGLVGANGCGKSTLFMNLSGLLRPQQGAVLWQGKPLDYSKRGLLALRQQVATVFQDPDQQIFYTDIDSDIAFSLRNLGVEETEIARRVDEALTLVDAQHFRQQPIQCLSHGQKKRVAIAGALVLRAKYLLLDEPTAGLDPSGRSQMIDIIKRIVAQGNHVVISSHDIDLIYEVSNAVYVLRHGEVLAHGEPGEVFARTALIEEAGLTQPWLVKLHAELGMPLCKTEDEFFSCMRQRAIKEAS, from the coding sequence ATGCTTGCCACCACCGAACTCTGGTTTCGTTATCAGGATGCGCAGGTACTTAAAGGGTTGACGCTGGATTTTTCGCAGCACGCTGTCACCGGACTGGTGGGGGCCAACGGCTGTGGGAAATCCACCCTGTTTATGAATCTGAGCGGCTTACTGCGACCGCAGCAGGGCGCGGTACTGTGGCAGGGAAAACCACTGGACTACAGCAAACGCGGGCTGTTGGCGCTGCGTCAGCAGGTTGCAACGGTGTTTCAGGATCCCGATCAGCAAATTTTCTACACCGATATCGACAGCGATATCGCCTTCAGCCTGCGCAACCTTGGCGTGGAGGAGACGGAAATTGCCCGACGAGTCGACGAAGCGTTAACGCTGGTGGACGCCCAGCATTTTCGCCAGCAGCCGATTCAGTGCTTAAGCCACGGACAGAAAAAGCGAGTGGCCATCGCCGGTGCGCTGGTGTTACGGGCGAAATATCTGTTACTGGATGAACCCACGGCGGGTCTTGATCCCTCTGGGCGCAGCCAGATGATAGACATCATCAAGCGGATTGTGGCGCAGGGCAACCACGTGGTGATCTCCAGCCATGATATCGATCTGATTTATGAAGTCAGCAACGCCGTTTACGTTTTGCGTCATGGCGAAGTGCTGGCGCACGGTGAACCGGGCGAGGTCTTTGCCCGCACGGCGCTGATTGAAGAAGCCGGGTTAACGCAGCCCTGGCTGGTGAAATTGCACGCAGAGTTAGGCATGCCGCTGTGCAAAACAGAAGATGAATTTTTCAGTTGTATGCGACAACGCGCAATCAAGGAGGCGTCATGA
- a CDS encoding cobalt-precorrin-4 methyltransferase, whose amino-acid sequence MSETFDPRCVWFVGAGPGDRELITLKGYRLLQQAQVVIYAGSLINTELLEYCPAGAECHDSAELHLEQILSLMEEGVKAGKTVVRLQTGDVSLYGSVREQGEELTKRGINWQVVPGVSAFLGAAAELGVEYTVPEVSQSLIITRLEGRTPVPEREQLESFASHQTSMAIYLSVQRINRVAERLIEGGYPATTPVAVIYKATWPESQTVRGTLADIADKVRDAGIRKTALILVGNFLGDEYHYSRLYAADFSHEYRKA is encoded by the coding sequence ATGTCTGAGACATTTGATCCCCGTTGTGTGTGGTTTGTCGGCGCAGGTCCCGGTGACCGGGAACTGATTACCCTCAAAGGGTACCGGCTGCTGCAACAGGCGCAGGTGGTGATTTACGCCGGATCGCTTATCAACACCGAACTGCTGGAGTATTGCCCGGCGGGCGCGGAGTGCCACGACAGTGCGGAACTGCACCTGGAGCAAATTCTCTCCCTGATGGAAGAGGGGGTGAAGGCCGGGAAAACAGTGGTGCGCCTGCAAACCGGCGACGTGTCGCTGTATGGCTCGGTGCGCGAACAGGGGGAAGAGCTGACCAAACGCGGTATCAACTGGCAGGTAGTGCCGGGCGTCAGCGCATTCCTCGGCGCTGCGGCGGAGCTGGGTGTTGAATACACCGTGCCGGAAGTCTCGCAGAGCCTGATTATCACGCGGCTTGAAGGCCGCACGCCGGTGCCGGAACGCGAACAGCTGGAATCCTTCGCCAGCCACCAGACATCAATGGCGATTTATCTCTCCGTTCAGCGCATCAATCGGGTGGCGGAACGCCTGATTGAGGGGGGGTATCCGGCGACCACGCCGGTGGCTGTTATCTATAAAGCGACCTGGCCGGAAAGCCAGACCGTGCGCGGCACGCTGGCGGATATCGCTGATAAAGTGCGCGATGCAGGGATCCGCAAAACGGCGCTCATCCTGGTCGGGAATTTCCTCGGAGATGAGTATCACTACTCCAGACTCTATGCCGCGGACTTTAGCCATGAATACCGTAAAGCCTGA
- a CDS encoding decarboxylating cobalt-precorrin-6B (C(15))-methyltransferase, with protein MKDELFLRGEKVPMTKEAVRALALAKLELHRASHLIDIGAGTGSVSIEAALQFPSLHITAIERNPAALRLLDENRQHFACANIDILPGEAPMTMTEKADAVFMGGSGGHLTELIDWSMRQLHVGGRLVMTFILQENLNTALAHLQQLGMQEVDCLQMQVSSLTTLGAGHYFKPNNPVFVIACQKEEHHV; from the coding sequence ATGAAAGATGAGCTTTTCCTGCGCGGTGAGAAGGTGCCGATGACCAAAGAAGCGGTACGTGCACTTGCTCTCGCAAAACTTGAGCTGCACCGGGCCAGTCACCTGATTGATATCGGGGCGGGAACGGGCAGTGTGTCCATCGAAGCCGCGCTGCAGTTTCCGTCGCTGCACATTACAGCTATCGAGCGAAATCCCGCGGCGCTGCGTTTGCTCGACGAAAACCGGCAGCATTTCGCCTGCGCGAATATCGACATTCTGCCGGGTGAAGCGCCGATGACGATGACCGAGAAAGCCGATGCCGTCTTTATGGGCGGCAGCGGGGGACATCTCACGGAACTGATCGACTGGTCCATGCGCCAGTTGCACGTCGGTGGACGTCTGGTGATGACTTTTATTTTGCAGGAAAACCTCAACACCGCGCTGGCGCATCTGCAACAACTCGGCATGCAGGAGGTGGACTGCCTACAAATGCAGGTTTCGTCACTGACTACGCTGGGTGCTGGTCACTATTTCAAACCGAATAATCCCGTTTTTGTTATCGCCTGTCAGAAGGAAGAACACCATGTCTGA